GAACGCACCCCTGCCGACCTGCTGCGTTCCGCGCTCGCCGCGGACCCGGGACGCCCCCTGGTGACCTTCTACGACGACGCCACGGGCGAACGCGTCGAACTGTCCGTCGCCACCTTCGCCAATTGGGTGGCCAAGACGGCGAACCTCCTCCAGGGGGACCTGGCCGCGGGCCCCGGTGACCGGGTCGCGCTGCTGCTGCCGGCGCACTGGCAGACGGCGGTGTGGCTGCTGGCGTGCGCGTCGGTGGGCGCGGTCGCGGACGTCGGCGGGGACCCGGGGGCCGCCGATGTCGTGGTCAGCGGGCCGGACTCGCTGGAGGCGGCGCGGGCCTGCTCGGGCGAGCGGATCGCGCTGGCGCTGCGCCCGCTGGGCGGGCGGTTCCCGCAGCCGCCCGCGGGCTTCGCCGACTACGCCGTCGAGGTGCCGGGCCAGGGCGACCGGTTCGCGCCGTTCGCGCCGGTGGACCCGGAGGAGCCCGCGCTGGTCGTGGCCGGTGCGGAGCACAGCGCGGCCGACGTCGTGGAGCGGGCCCGCGCCGACGCGTCCCGGCTGGGCCTGACGGGTCCCGGTTCCCGGCTGCTGTCCGGACTGGCGTACGACACCTGGGAGGGACTGAGCGCGGGTCTGTACGCGCCGCTCGCCTCCGGCGGGTCCGTCGTCCTGTGCCGCCACCTGGACCGCCTGGACGAGACCGCCCTGGCCCAGCGCATCGAGACGGAACGGGTCACCGCCACGGCGAGGTGACCGACGCCCCTGGCCTCGCTCCCCCTCCCCCCTCCCCCTCCTCCTGCTTCTGCTCCCGCTCCCGCTCCTGGCGATTTCCCCCGTTCGGCCCAGCATCACCCCGCCTCCCCTCCCCCGACGGGCCATCGTCGTACGGACGGGACGTCGGGAAGAGGCCGGGACGAGGCCGGGAAGAGGCCAGGAAGAGGGTGGTCGCGGTCGTGGGCCGCAGGGCAGAGGGGCCGCACGAGGGATCCGGGGCACGGGTCCCGGGGGCCGTGGGGCCCGGACAGGGCGCGTCGGCCACCGGCGCCGGGGCCGCGGCGCGGCGCCTGCGCAGACTCCAGGCCGCCGCGTTCGCCGCGGCCGTCCTCGTCGGCGGCTCCGCCGTGACCGGCTGGGCCGTCTACGCCCGGCTCAGCGGCAACATCACCGCCGACGAGGCAGCGGCGGCCGAACTGCGGCGCTACGAGAAAGAACGGCCCACCGCCCTGGTCAAGGGGGCACAGAACATCCTGCTGATCGGGTCGGACACCCGCACCGGCCACGGCAACACGGGGTACGGACGCGACGCGGGCACCGAACGGTCCGACACCGTGATCCTGCTGCATCTGGCCGCCGACCGGCACAGTGCCACCGCCGTGTCCCTGCCCCGCGACCTGATGGTGCGCGTGCCCGGCTGCCGCCGCCGGGACGGCAGCCGCAGCGAACCGGTGTTCGCGATGCTCAACCACGCCTACGAGGTGGGCGGTTCGGCCTGCACGATCCGGACCGCCGAGAAGCTGACCGGCATCCGGGTCGACCACCACATGGTCGTCGACTTCGGCGGGTTCAAGGACCTGGTCGACGCGGTCGACGGCGTGCAGGTGTGCCTGAAGGAGCCGGTGACCGACAAGGAAGCCGGGCTGCGGCTGCCCGCGGGCCGGGTGACGCTCGACGGCGAGCAGGCCCTCGGCTATGTCCGGGCCCGCAAGACGCTCGGCGACGGCAGCGACACCGACCGGATGGAACGGCAGCAGCGGTTCCTCGGCGCCCTCGTCGGCAAGGTGCGCGGCGACGGGGTCCTGCTGAACCCGGTGAAGCTGTACCCCGTCCTGGACGCGGCCACCTCCTCGCTGACCACCGACCCGGCGCTGGCGAATCTGCGCGGTCTCCACCAACTCGTGCGCGGGCTGCGCGAGATCCCCACGGAACACGTGCGGTTCCTGACGGTTCCGCGGAAGTCGTACGCCTACGACGCCGACCGCGATCAGCTCGTGCAGCCGGAGGCCGAGAAGCTGTTCGCCCGGCTGCGCACCGACCGGCCGGTGGAGGTCGCCCCGGAGGATTCACGGGATTCCGGCGCAAACGACGGCAATTCCGGGCCGGGGGATTCCGCGCGGGGACCCGATTCCACGCCCGGCGAGGAATCGCCTGCGCAGCCGGACGACTACGTTCAGTACGTTTATCCGGGCGTCCCGGCGGCCGCCGGGACCAGCCGGGTCCTCGCGGCCCCACCTTCGCCGACGCCCACCTTCACCGGCAATACCGCCGCACAGGACCCCTGCGGGTAAAGCCGCGGCCAAGGGCGAACTTTTGTCCAGGGAAAATGGGCGGATTGCCCAGTTGTAGGGGCGTGGAATTCGTCACCGGCGTCGCTCAATGCTCAACCGGCCGGATAGTGTGAGCGATCCGGTGCTACCGGCCACGAGGTCATCCTGGGGTCGCGCACTGTGTGAACCAGACCTGAGCGCCTCAGGGGGAAGGCGCCGCGTGGCCCCGACGGAGGGTTCGGACAACCGTGGACGCGCAAGGCCGTGGGCGGGCGGACAACATTGATCCCGCAGACCAGTGGGTGCTCAATCCGGCCACCGGTGAATACGAACTGCGACTGGACCCTTCCCCTCCGCAGTCGGCGGTGCCGGGGCAGCGCCGGGGCGCCGCCCCCGGGCCCGGTGGCGCGGACTCCCGGCGGCGCGGCACTCCGCCCGGAGCGGAGCAGGCCCACGAGACGGCCCCGGCACCCACCGTGCCCGGCCCGCGCCGCCGCCGTGGCGCGCCCGGCGAGGAGGAGCCGCCGCCCGGCCGGCGCAGCCGCCGCCCGGAGAAGAAGAAGCGGTCGCGGACCAAGAAGGTCCTGATGTGGACCGGCGGCACCATGGCGTTCGTCCTGGTCGGCGCCGGCACGGCGGGCTATCTGATCCTCAAGCACCTCGAAGGCAACGTCACCACCACCGACGTGGGCAGCGCGGCCAAGGACAGCTTCAGCAAGGACGATGCCTTCAACATCCTCATCATCGGTACCGACAAGCGGACCGGCAAGGGCAACGAGGGCTACGGCGACAAGGGCAGCGTGGGCCACGCGGACACCAACATCCTGCTGCACGTCTCCAAGGACCGGACGAACGCCACCGCGCTGAGCATCCCCCGGGACCTGATCGTCGACGTCCCCGACTGCCCGACCAAGCAGCCCGACGGCAGCACCAAGGTCGTCCCGGGCTCGCACAAGGTCCGGTTCAACGAGAGCCTGGGCCAGGACGGCCGCGACCCGGGCTGCGCGATGCTCACGGTCAAGGGGGTCACGGGCATCTCCCCGGACCACTTCATGATGGCCGACTTCAACGCCGTGAAGACCCTGACCTCGGCGGTGGGCGGCGTCGAGGTGTGCCTCAAGCACGCCGTCAACGACAAGGACTCGCACCTGAACCTGCCCGCCGGCTCGTCCAAGATCGAGGGCGAGGAGGCGCTGGCCTTCGTCCGCACCCGGCACAGCTTCGGCAACCACGGCGACCTGGACCGGATCAAGGTGCAGCAGCAGTTCCTCAGTTCGCTGATGCGCAAGATGGCCTCCGGCGACACCCTCACCAACCCGGTCAAGCTGTACGACCTGGCGGACGCGGCCACCAAGTCGCTGACCGTCGACACCGGCATCGGCAAGGCGAGCACGCTCAAGGACGTGGCGCTGGAGCTGAAGAAGGTGCCGACGAAGAACATCACCTTCCTGACCGTGCCCGTGCTCGACAACCCCGACGACGGCCCGGTCCACAAGACGGTCATCCTCAACCAGGCCCAGGCTCCCCAGGTGTTCGACACCATCAGCAGCGACGTCTCCTTCACCGAGGTGAAGAAGAAGGAGCAGCAGGCGAAGGACGCGCAGGCGGCCCGGCTCAAGGGCACCCGGTCGGCGGCCTCCGAGGTGCGGGTGCGCATCCTCAACGGCGGGGCCAGGGACGGCGCGGCGCAGGAGACGCTCACCTGGCTCCAGAACCAGCAGGGCGTGCTCAAGTCGGAGAACGGCAGCAACGCGCCGGAGAAGCTCGCCAACACCACGCTGGAGTACGCGCCCGACCAGGCGGACCAGGCCCGTGAACTCGCCTCGCTCATGGGGCTGCCGGGCGCCGCGCTGAAGCCGGGCAAGAGCGTGACCAACTCCCAGGGCCTGCCCGCGATGACGCTGATCCTGGGCAAGGACTACAAGGGTGCTGGAGTGTCACTCACCGCTCCCAAGAAGGCACCCAAGGTGGAGGGGCAGCACACGGCCGACACGGTTCAGTGCGCCAGTTGAGCGCACCGTGTGACCTGACGGGCCTGTCGTACGTCTAACACGGCGTACGACAGGCCTGTTCGATGACTTGAGGGCGGGGAGGATGGGGAGTTGACGCAGAGTGGTCTGCGCGGGGAGGGGCCCGCGGTCGAGGACACGATGCCTCTGGCGCAGCACGAGAAGAGCACGGGAGGCGGCGGCCACGGCCGGCGCGGCGGGGACGGGCGCGGCGGCCGGGGCACCGGCGGCAGACGGCCCAAACGCCGGGTGCTGCGTTGGTCGGCCACCGTGCTCGCGGTGGTCATACTCGGGACGGCCGGCGCCGGTTACCTCTACTACGAGCATCTGAACGGCAACATCCAGAAGGGCGAACGCAGCAGCGGTGACTCCAAGGCGGCCAGGTCGAAGGCGAACGCCGACGGCCAGACGCCCCTGAACATCCTGCTGATCGGCTCCGACAGCCGCGACTCCGATGCCAACATCGCGCTCGGCGGCGGCCGGGACAACCGCGGCAACCCGCCGCTGGGCGACGTACAGATGCTGATCCACCTGGCCGCGGACCGCAAGAGCGCCTCCGTGGTGAGCATCCCGCGCGACACCCGCGTGGACATCCCCAAGTGCACGGACCCGGAGTCCGGGAAGACGTACCCGGCGACCAACACCATCATCAACGAGTCCCTGGCCCGCGGCGGCGCCGGCTGCACCCTCGCCACCTGGCAGAACCTCACCGGTGTGTACATCGACCACTGGATGACCATCGACTTCGCGGGCGTGGTGCGGATGGCGGACGCCATCGGCGGCGTCGACGTCTGCGTGAAGCAGAACGTGTGGGACCGCTCGACGGCCCTCGCGCACGGCGGCTCCGGCCTGAAGCTGACGGCCGGCACCCACAAGGTCAAGGGCGAGCAGGCCCTCCAGTGGCTGCGCACCCGGCACGCCTGGGGCAGCGACCTGCTGCGGGCCAGGGCCCAGCACATGTACCTGAACTCGATGATCCGCACGCTCAAGGACCAGAGCATCTTCACCGACACGGGCCGGCTGATGGACCTGGCGGAGGCGGCCACCAAGTCGCTGCACGTCTCCGAGGAGATCGGCACCGGCAAGAAGCTCTACGACCTGGGCATGCAGCTCAAGGCGGTCCCGACGAACCGCATCACCATGACGACGATGCCGAACGTCCAGGACCCGCAGAACCGCGACCACGTCGTGCCGGACGGCAGCAACGCGCAGAAGATGTGGAAGCTGCTGCGCGACGACGTCTCCTTCGACGCCAACGGCAAGCCCACCGACGCGAAGCAGGGCGCGGACGGCGCCAAGAAGACGACGCAGCCCAGCTCGCCCCCCGCGCACGCGGACGGCCAGATCGGTGTCACGGTGCAGAACGGCACCCGCACCGCCGAGCTGGCCCCGGTCGGCCACCGGGCCACCGCCCTCAGCGACGAGCTGGTGCGGAAGGGCTTCACCCGGGCGACGCCGGACGGCTCGACCACCCCGGCCGTGTCCGACACGGTCGTGCGCTATCCGAGCGCCGAACTGAAGGGCGACGCCGAGCGGGTCGCCACCGCCCTGGGCATCCCGGTCGGTTCGGTGGAGCGGTCGACCGACGTCTCCGGCGTCACGCTCGTCGTCGGCGCGGACTGGCGCGAGGGCAGCACGTACCCGAAGCAGAAGGCGCCCAAGGCCGGGGACATCCCGGAGAACTCCGACGCCATCAACGGCGCGGACACCAAGCAGTGCATGGACGTGTACCAGCCCTACCGCTGGTAGCGGCGCGCGCATACCGGAAGGGCCCCTCCCGCCGTGCGGTGAGGGGCCCTCCGGATGTCCGGGGGGGTGGGCCGGTCAGGCGGAGGAGGTGACGACCGCCGGGCGCCGGGAGGCGATGACCCGCTTGGCCAGGGAGCGGGGGCTGGTCAGGAAGCCCCAGCCCCAGGACATGTGCATGGTGGCCAGGGCCACCGGGATGCGCAGCCGGGCGCGCAGCGGCAGGCCCTTGCCCGCGGGCAGGGAACCGGCGGCGATGGCCGCGAGATAGCCGCCCGGGACCACCAGGGCCCAGGGGGTCACGGCGGCGCCCGCCACGATCCCGGCCGCGATGGCGCACACGGCGGTCGGCGGGGCGAGGTAGCGCAGGTTGATGGAGCCCTCGTGGTAGCGGGCGACGACGTGCCGCCAGCGGCCGTAGTCCTTGTACTGCTTGGCGAGCGCCTTCACGTTCGGCCGGGGGCGGTAGGAGACCCGCAGCTCGGGCGAGAACCAGATCAGGCCGCCCGCCTCGCGGATGCGGAAGTTCAGCTCCCAGTCCTGGGCGCGGATGAACTCCTCGTTGTAGCCGCCCTGTTGTTCCAGGGCCTCGCGGCGGAAGACGCCCAGGTAGACCGTCTCGGCGGGGCCGGCCTGGCCGCCGGTGTGGAAGGCCGCGTTGCCGACGCCGATCTTCGAGGTCATCGCGGCGGCGACCGCGTGCTCCCACGCGTTCTCGCCCTCGGCGTGCATGATGCCGCCCACGTTTTGCGCGCCGGTCTCCTCCAGGAGCCGTACCGCCGTGGCGATGTAGTTCGGCGAGAGCATGCCGTGGCCGTCGACGCGGACGACGATCGGATGGCGGGAGGCCTTGATCGCGGCGTTGAGGGCGGCGGGGGTGCGGCCGGTGGGGTTCGGGACCGTGTGCACGCGGGGGTCGTCGCGGACGAGCTGGGCGGCGATCTCGTCCGTGCGGTCCGTGGACGGACCCAGGGCGATCACGACCTCCATCTCGCCGTCGTACTCCTGCGCGAGGATCGCTTCGACGGCCCCGCGCAGATGCCGCTCCTCATTGAGGACGGGCATGATCACAGAAACGGCGGGGAACCGCACGTCGGAGTTGGCGTTCATCGGTGCTCACGTTACCGCGAACGGGGGACACCGGTGCGCGCCGCGGGGGCCGCTGCACCGGGCAGCAGATCGTATGGGCCTACGGTGCTCACGGTGTCCACCCACGCCATCCGCGGAGGTGCCCCCCATGTCCACCACGTCGCCCCGGCCGCCGAGGCCGCCCGCGCCACCGCGACGCGGGCCGCGGCAGGCCGCCGCACCCGTACGGGCGGCCCGCATGCCGTACGCGCCGCCGCCGCGCCGCAGACCGCGCTGGGCCATGCGGGCGGCGACCACGCTCTCCGTGGTGGTGCTCGCCTCCGCCGGGATCGGGCACGCGGTGGTCTCCAGCCTGGACGCCGACATCACCCGGATCGATCCCTTCCGGGACATGAAGAACAGGCCGCCGACGGGCCACGGCCTGAACGTGCTGCTGGTCGGCACCGACGGCCGGGACCGGATCAGCGAGCAGGAGCGGCAGCGCTACCGGCTGGGCGGCCAGCCCTGCCACTGCACCGACACCATGATGATCGTGCACCTGTCCCAGGACCGGGAGCGGGCCAGCGTCGTCAGCCTGCCCCGCGACTCCTACGTCGACCTGCCCGCCCATCTCGACCGCAACACCGGCAGGCAGCACCCGCCGCACCCGGTCAAGCTGAACGCGGCCTACGCCGAGGGCGGTCCGGCCCTGACCGTGAGCACGGTCGAGAGCATGACCCGGCTGAAGATCGACCACTATCTGGAGGTCGACTTCACCGCCTTCATGCGGACCGTGGACGTCCTCGGCGGCGTCCAGATCTGCACGGCCGTCCCGATGAAGGACACCTACACCGGGCTGGACCTGGCCGCCGGCGTGCACACCCTCACCGGCGGGCAGGCCCTCCAGTACGTCCGCTCCCGGCACGTCGACGGGGCCAGCGACTTCGGGCGGATGAAGCGGCAGCAGCTCTTCCTGGCCGCCCTGATCGAGCGGGCGACCTCCTCGCGGGTGCTGCTGAACCCCATGAGGTTCCGGGACGTCACCCGGGCCGTGCTCGGCTCGGTCCGCGCCGACCAGGGCTTCCACACCGACGAGCTGCTCGACCTCGGCCGGGCGATGCGGAACTTCTCGCCCTCCTCCTCGGAGTTCACCACCGTGCCGGTCGCCCAGGCGTCCTTCCCCGTCAAGGGGCTCGGCTCGACCGTGAAGTGGGACCCGGCGCAGGCCGCCCGGCTCTTCCGCACGCTGCGCGACGACCGCCCGCTGGCCGCGCGCAAGCAGGCCCGCAGGCCCGATGCGGCCACGGCCGTGGAGATCCCGCCGCAGCGGATCCGGGTCCAGGTGGAGAACGGCACCGACACCGCGGGGCTGGCCCGCCGGGTGGACACCGCGCTCGCCGCCGCCGGGTTCGCCACCACCAAGGCACCCGTGGACGCCAGGCAGCGCGGGGTGAAGCGGACGCTCGTGTTCTACGACCCCCGCTGGGACCGCTCGGCCCGGTCGCTGGCCGCCGCGCTGCCCGGCAGCGAGCTGCGGGCCGTGCCGGGACAGGGCGCCACGCTGCGGGTCGTCGCCGGGAGCGACTTCCGGCAGGTGCGCCAGGTGCGGGTGCGGACGGTGGCGCAGGACAGCACCGAGGTGGTGCGCGGCGACCAGGTGGCGTGCGACTGAGATCACACCCGGCGCGGGCGGCCGGGGCGCGGACTCAGTCCTCGTACCCCTGCGCGGCCCGCTGCTCGCGCAGCTCCATGATCGCGCGGCGGCGGGCCAGGCGGTGGGTGCGCCGGATCTGCGCCTCCTGGTAGCGGCGCTTGTCCCGCTCGGTCTCGGGGAGCACCGGCGGCACCGCGCGGGGCTTGCCGTCGGCGTCCACGGCGGCGAAGACCAGATAGGCGGAGCCGACCTGGGTGGCCGGGGCGGACTCGTTCCAGCGCTCGGCGAGCACCCGGACGCCGACCTCCATGGAGGTCCGTCCGGTCCAGTTGACCTGGGCTTTCACATGGACGAGGTCACCGACGCGGACCGGTTCGAGGAACGCCATCTCGTCCATGGAGGCGGTGACGGCGGGCCCGCCGCTGTGCCGCCCGGCCACCGCGCCCGCGGCGTCGTCGACCAGCTTCATGATCACCCCGCCGTGCACCGTACCCAGCAGGTTGGTGTCGCTGTGGGTCATGATGTGGCTGAGGGTGGTCCGGGACGCCGAGGTCGGCTTGCCCGGTATCTCCGGATGTCCGGATTCCGCGGCGGGGGCCTGATCTGTCATGGGCTCCACCTTATGCCGCGCCGGGATCCGGGGAATTTGTGTCAGCTTGGCAACAGCCCTGACCTTATTTTCCGACGGCCCTTGTGGGGCACACCCCGGGGCCCGGCACACTGGGCCACATGAATGATTGGCCCGAGGGGTTCTCCGGCGGCGACGACCGCGGATCCCGGTACGGACGCGGCAGCGCCGGAGCGCAGCCGGAGGGCGCGCGCGTGATGCGCCAGGTGCGGCGCGGCGGCCCGGCGGGCCCGCCCGGACAGCGCGGCCCCGGCCCCGCGGCGCCGCCCTACGGCGTACCGCAGCAGCCGTCGTACGTCGACGGCGGCCAGGGTCCCGCCTACGACGACGGCCAGGGCTACGACAGCGGCTACAACACCGGACAGGTCTACGGCTCGCCGGGCGGGCCCGGCGGCCCGGCCGGTCCGGCCGGTCCGGGCGACGGCCGCACCCGCGGTCCGCGGCCCGCGCCGAACTGGCGGCGCCGCATCAAGTGGACCGCGATCACCCTGGTCACGCTGGTGGTGGTCACGTCGGTGTCCACGTACTTCTGGGCCGACTCCAAGCTCAACCGCGACGTCGACCTGTCCAAGGTCATCGACCGGCCGGAGGGCGGCAAGGGCACCAACTACCTGATCGTCGGCTCCGACAGCCGCGACGGGCTGTCCGACGCGGACAAGAAGAAGCTGCACACCGGCTCCGCCGAGGGCAAGCGCACCGACTCGATGATGATCCTGCACGTCGGGGACAACGGCGACACGCTGGTCTCCCTGCCGCGCGACTCCAACGTCGAGATCCCGAGCTTCAAGGGCTCGGACTCCGGCAAGACGTACCCGGCCTCGGGCGCGACCAAGCTGAACGCGGCCTACGCCAAGGACGGCCCGACGCTGCTGGTGCGCACCATCGAGTACAACACCGGCCTGCACATCGACCACTATGTGGAGATAGGCTTCGCCGGCTTCGCGAACATCGTGGACTCGGTCGGCGGGGTCGAGATGACCATCGACAAGCCGTTCAAGGACAAGTGGTCCGGCGCCGACTTCCAGGCGGGCAAGCAGAAGCTGGACGGGCAGCAGGCACTGGCCTTCGTCCGCACCCGGCACGCCTTCGCCGCCTCCGACCTCCAGCGCACCAAGAACCAGCAGAAGTTCCTGTCCGCGCTGGCCCACGAGGTCGCCACCCCGACGACGGTCCTCAACCCGTTCACGTTCTACCCGACGATGAGCGCCGGTCTCGACTCCCTCATCGTCGACAAGGACATGAGCCTGTGGGACCTGGCGTCCATGTTCTGGGCGATGAAGGGTGTCAGCGGCGGCGACGGCACCTCCATGAACATGCCGATCTCCGGTTCCGTCGGCGGCAACCTCGTCTGGGACAAGGCGAAGGTCAAGACGCTGGTGGAGCAGCTGAAGAACGACGAGAAGGTGACCGCCCCCGGCGACTGACCGGACGGCACCCGGCAGCGGGACCCCGCGGCACCGGGCCGCGGGGTCCCGCTGTTCCCGTCGGACGGATCACATCCGGGTGCTCATGGCGCGACACGTCTCCGCGCAGCGGCGACACGCCTCGGCGCAGCGCATCATCATCTGGTCGTCCGGCATGGTCATGCACGCCTCGGCGCACATGTCGCAGGCCTTGGCGCACATCGCGCACATCTCGCCCGCCATGGGCGAGCGGCGCATCATCATGTCCGCGCACATCCGGGTCGTCTCGGAGCAGTCCATGAGCGCGCGCATGACCTGCATCTGCGCCTGGCCGCCCTGCTGCATGCAGGAGCTCATGGCCTCCTCGCAGGCGGTGTGGCAGCTCATGCAGGCGTTGACGCAGTCCTGCATCTCCTTGCTCATGGCGGTCATCGTGCCGGGCTGGGTGTGGGTCATGGCTCCTCCTGGAGACCGAAGGGGCCCCGGGGCGGGCCCCGTGCCCTTCCGTCGTACGCCCGGCCGCCGCCGTCCGCCATCCGGCGCAGTCCCGGGCGCGCTACGCCCGTCCGGATGACGGCCGGGACCGGGCGGCGGGCCGCGTCCCCTCAGGGCTTGCTCAGGACTTGCTCAGGGCTTGCGGCCCACGCCCGCGAAGTGGGTGACCTCGGCGGCCTCCCCGTCCCCGGCGCCGGGCCGCCAGCGGGAGCAGGAGACGATGCCGGGTTCCAGCAGCTCGACCCCGTCGAAGAGCCGCTCCAGGTCGGCCCGGCCGCGCAGGGTCATGGGGGCCGAGCCCTGGCCGTTCCAGTACTCCACCGCCCGGGTCATCGCCTCGCCGTCCACCTCGGTGGTGGGGTGCGAGACGACCAGGTGGCTGCCGGAGGGCAGGGCCGCCAGCAGCCGTCGCACGATGGAGACGGCCTCGTCGGTGTCCAGGACGAAGTTCAGGATGCCGAGCATGGTGACGGCGACCGGCCGGCCGAGGTCCAGGGTCGCGGCGGCCTTGCGCAGGATGGCCTCCGGGTCGTGCACGTCCGCGTCGACGTAGTCGGTGGCGCCCTCGCGGGTGCTGGTGAGCAGGGCGCTCGCGTGGGCCAGGACGAGCGGGTCGTTGTCGACGTAGACGATCCGCGCCTCGGGGGCGACCCGCTGGGCGACCTCGTGGGTGTTGTCGGCGGTCGGCAGTCCGGTGCCGATGTCCAGGAACTGCCGGATGCCCACGTCCCCGGCGAGGTGGCGCACCGCGCGGGCCAGGAAGCGCCGGTCCGCGACCGCCGAGCGGGGCAGCTGGGGCACGAAGGAGAGGATCCGCTCGCCGACCTCCTGGTCCACCGGGTAGTTGTCCCGGCCGCCCAGCCAGTAGTTCCAGATCCGGGCCGAGTGCGACACGTCGCTCCGCAGCCGGGCCGTGCGCGCGATGCCCTCGTCGTGCGTCGCGGAAAGGTCGGACATGGTGCCGGGCCCCCTTCGGGCGGAACGGTTCGGCCGGGCCCAACGTAGTGCCAAGTCGCCCCCGGGGCAGGCCGCTCGGCCAACTTCCGTGCCCC
The sequence above is drawn from the Streptomyces sp. SAT1 genome and encodes:
- a CDS encoding four-helix bundle copper-binding protein, yielding MTHTQPGTMTAMSKEMQDCVNACMSCHTACEEAMSSCMQQGGQAQMQVMRALMDCSETTRMCADMMMRRSPMAGEMCAMCAKACDMCAEACMTMPDDQMMMRCAEACRRCAETCRAMSTRM
- a CDS encoding SAM-dependent methyltransferase is translated as MSDLSATHDEGIARTARLRSDVSHSARIWNYWLGGRDNYPVDQEVGERILSFVPQLPRSAVADRRFLARAVRHLAGDVGIRQFLDIGTGLPTADNTHEVAQRVAPEARIVYVDNDPLVLAHASALLTSTREGATDYVDADVHDPEAILRKAAATLDLGRPVAVTMLGILNFVLDTDEAVSIVRRLLAALPSGSHLVVSHPTTEVDGEAMTRAVEYWNGQGSAPMTLRGRADLERLFDGVELLEPGIVSCSRWRPGAGDGEAAEVTHFAGVGRKP